TGGGCGGCGCGGACAGTTTCAACCAGACGCTGAAAAGCATCGGCACGCTCGACCAGAAATTCGAGCAGCGCGGCGGCGTGTTTTTCCACACCGGCAGCAACGCGTTTGAAACCGCCGACAAATTCACGCAGGTACATATCGACGAATACCGCGAAACCGGCCGCCCGTCGCTGCCCGCGCTGGCCGCGCACCACGCGGATCAATTGGGCCTTGATAAAGGCAGCGCCGAATACAAGGCGATCATCATGGTCGCCGCGCGCGCCGAGGTGGATGCCGGCATCACGCCCGATTACCACAACAAATTCCACTACACCGATGTCGCCGCGATGACGGCGAACCTGCTGGCAAAAAACAACGAATTCGTCGCCAACGGCGACCCGCGCGGCGTGCCGCTGACGAAAGCCGAACAGGCGATCACGCTGATGACCGCGATCGGCCACGATATCGACCATATGGGCAAATCCAACCCGCCGAACGACCCGCTGTATAACGAAAAGCAGTCGTTCAAGGCGATGGAACCGCTGATGCGCGAAGCCGGACTGACGGAGCAGCAGATCAGCAATGTGCATACGATCCTGATGACCACATCGCCCAACGGCCCGCATGCGATTTTGAAATCCTTGGCGAAGGGCGACCGCGAAGGCACGCCTGCGACGCTGGACGGCATCCGCGACGCGGATATCGAGGGCAAGAAAAAACTGGGCGTCGATCCTGCCACGATCAAGCCGCTGGATTTCCCCGTGCTGAAAGACCTGGAGGGGAATTCGAAACTGACGCAGATGGCGGCGATGGTATCGGATGCGGATTTGTACGCATCGGGCGGCGCCGGCATGAAATCGAACATGGTGATGTCGACCGCGCTGACCGAAGAAGGCAAGAAATTCATGGGCAGCCCGCTGGATTTCACGACCGACGGTTCCCGCAAATTCTTCCTCGACGGTATCGTGGGCAAAGAAGGCTATGCGTCGAACGCCGGCCGCGAAGTGATCAACGCGCAGTTCGAGGCGATGCGCAACGAAACCGAACAGCGTCTTGCCGCCGCAAAGGCCGCCGCCGCCGCGCCCAAGGCGGAAGCGCCTGTGGTTGCCAGCAAATTCGCAGCCCCGCCGAAGGAAGACCCGCCCAAAGCGGCCGAGGTGAAACGCGCCCCGTCGAAACCCCGCGGCCCCGGCGGGCCTTAAGCGATATCAGTAAAATAGCAATTAATAGTTGCTATTTTCGCAATCATGTGATAGCATGGTTATATGTTTGACGCGATTCTCACCAGCCCGCCACAGGGCAAGCGAAAAACAGGGAGCCACCTTCAGGGCTTCAAGACAGGAAAGATATCCGCCGCGGTCATCGCGGTTTTTTTACGCCTGAAAATCTGGATACGGGGCTTAGGCCTGCAGCGCGGGCGTGCCGGAGGAAACCGGCGGCACATGCCGGGCGGCGAGCAGTTTCAACGCCTCGGTGCGGCCGGGCTGGAAATCCTGCGAGATCCACCATTCTTCCATGTTCTTCAGGATGCGCCCCACATGCGGACCTGCGGGCCAGCCAAGTTTCAGCACATCGTCGCCGATCAAGGGGAAGCGCGGCGGGCGGAAGGCGGTTGCGACGTTGTAGAGCGCGTCAAGGTTGCCGTTGTCGAACTGCCGTGCGGCGCACAGCAGCAGCAGGCTGCGCGCCATATCGTTGCCATGCACATACACAAGCTTGCGCACATCCTGTTCGGGCATATCGGTCGAAACCGGCATGCCGGGGTTCATCAGCTTCATCAGCACAGTCGCCTGATCGTTCGACAGGCGCAAGGAACGCGTGAGCGCGACCAGCCCCGTCGGCGTGACATCCAGCAGCGCGGCGAGCCTGCGCAGCACGAAGGGATGGCTGTGGTGGTCGGCCTCCAGCTCCAGCAGCCTTTCCAGCGTTTTCAGACCCGTCGCTTCGGGCAGGAAATGCGTGGTCACGCCCGCGCGCAGCATGATGTTCCATGTGATCGCGCAGCGGTCGGATTCCAGTATCTTGAAAATTTCGGTGCGGATGCGCTCCGCCGACAACCGCGGCAGGCGGTTCGCCAGTTTCGCGCAGGCGACCAGCGCGGCGGCATCGGGGCGCCCCTGCCCGAAATGGGCGAAGAAACGGAAATAGCGCAGGATGCGCAAAATATCTTCCTGGATGCGCGTTTCGGGATAGCCCACGAAAATGACGCGGCCGGTGCGCAAATCCTCGATCCCCGTGAAGGGGTCGTACACATCGCCGTCCATATTGGCGGACATCGCGTTGATGGTGAAATCGCGGCGCGACGCGTCTTTTTCCCAATCATCGGTGAACTGCACCTGCGCATGGCGGCCGAAGGGGTTCACATCGATGCGCAGCGTGGTGATTTCAAACGCCTTGCCGTCGACAATCGCCGTCACCGTGCCATGCTGCAGACCCGTGGGGATGTAGCGGATTTTGGCGGCCTGCAGATGCTCGATCACCTGTTCGGGGCGCAGCGGCGTTGCGATATCGATATCGATCACGGGGCGGTTGACCAGCGCATTGCGCACGCAGCCGCCGACAAACCGCGCCTCCACCCCTGTTGCCTGCAATGCGTCCATCACGGCCACCGTTTCCGGTGCGATCATCCACGATTTGCGCGCGATTTTGCCGTTATAGACGGTCATGCGGGTTTACTGGTTGCCTGGTTTGGAAGTGGTTGTGCCGTTTTTGCGGGTGTCGGATTTGGGTTGGACCGTATCATTAGCCGGCGGGACGGGCTTGTTCACCACATCCGCGAAATTGCGCAGCATGCCGGCGGTTGCGCCCCAGATATGCACATCGTCCCACATCATACCGTAAAAACGCCGCTCGCCGCCCTCAAAGGTCAGGCTTTCTTCTTTCAGGTCCTGAAAAATGCTTTCCACCGGCACTTCGAAAATGCGCGCAACTTCGTCGGGGCTGGGCACCCATGTTTGGTCTTTTTCCAGCACCGCCACGACGGGCGTGACGCGGAAACCCGTGCGGGTCACGTATTCATCCAGTTGGCCAAGCACGCGCGCATTGGCGGGCACAAGGCCGATTTCTTCCTGCGCTTCGCGCAGCGCCGTTTCGTTCGCGTCCTTGTCCTGCGCCTCCACCCCGCCGCCCGGGAAGCTGACCTGCCCCGCATGGGCGTTCAGCGTATGGGTGCGTTCGGTGAACAGAATCGTGACGCCTTCGGGGCGGTCGATCAGCAAAATCAGCACAGACGCGTCGCGCGTGGGCGGATGCATGACCATGCCGGGGTTCAGCGCGCCGTCGCCGCTGCCGGCGCCGGGTGTATAGGCTTTCAGGTGTGTTTCGATGTCTTTCAGCGTGATCATTTATCCGTCAACCTGCCCGCCCTATCGCGTAAAATTCATTCCGGCTCCAGACACCCAAACTTTCGGCATCCGCGTCATCCGGGACGGCCAGCGCCGCCAGTTCGTAATATACCGCGCGGCTTATCCGCGCCTCCATGCCGCCCCGCACCATCACATAGGGCGACGGTTCTTGCGTCTTTGCGTCATGCGCGACGCGGATCGGGTGCAAGGGCCCTGCATCCACCCATTCATCCAGGTTGGTGCGGAAAGAAAGTTTTTGCCCCCTGCCCGCCGACTCTACCCGAAGCTCTATGGCGGTAAAAGGAACATCCTCCACCTCGATCACGCCGCGTTCATAGGGCGTGACCAGCCAATAACGGCCTTCGGCATCCTTTTGTAGCACGGTTGCGAATAATTTTACAAGATTATGTCTATTAATCGGCGTGCCGTTATACAGCCATGTCCCGTTTTTCAGGATTTTGATGTCGTATTGTTCGGGCGGCGCGTCTTCGGGCTTTTTCATCATTTTTCAATACCTTGCCCGTATTATAGGGGGGAAGCGGCGGCAAAGCCATATAGGGGTTGGGGCGGTGGCGATTTTTCTGGCGGCAGGCGACGAGATCGAGATGTTTTATAGCGGCCCGATGCGGTCGGGCATCGTGCTGGATTCTCAGGCGCTGCTGAATGCCGGTTACCGCGAATTCCAGCGCAAACTTTCCGCGACGCTCGACGAGCTTTACCTTGGCCGCTGGGAATGCCCGGGGGTTCATGCGCGCGTCAGCCACCTTGCCTTCGATGTCGACAATTTTCAGGGCGAAACCATCATCCCCCGCTACCTGATCGCAAGGTCGTTCGAGGATGACGATCTGGAAGAAATTCTGGCAGAGTTCCACCTGCCCGCCGAAGTCATGCCGCTGGAGGCCGGCGCGAAACAGGCGCCCGCCGGCAGTTTCATCGTCGAGAAGCTGGCGATATTTTTATACGATTACGGTTACGCGTCGTGCCAGATCCGCGGGCGGATTGCGGCCACCAAAGACCTGACGCTGGCGCAGTATCGCAAGCTGGCGGAAACGATCAGCACATCGCTGCCCGATTTCACCGAGCTGTTCCACAGCACCGTCGAAAAAGTGGCCAAGACGCTGCCACGCGAATATGTTTTGCTGAATTACCACAATGCGCCGGACGAAGACGACGAGACATGGCAGGGCACGACGCTGCGCCAGCGCATCGGCCAGTTGTTCTGGGTGCATCGTATTTTTTCGATCCCCTGTGCGACGCCGGAGGAATTTGCGCAAAAGCGCGAAGAATGCCGCGCGCTGGCCTATGGCGGGCGCAATGCCGAGGTAAAAGACGGGTCGGTACGCCCCGATATCGCGTTCTATCCGGGCTTCGGCAATTCCTGCGTCGTGTATTTGAAAGACGCGGTGCATGAGGGCGATATCGCCAAACTGCGCAGCGTCGTGCGCGCGAAGAATGTTTTTTACGCGGCATTGCAGGACATGGACCGCGACCTGTTTTATCTAGGCAACGAGGCCGCGCTGCGCCGCGCGACCACCGCGCAGGCATTGGAACAGGAAATGGCGCATATGGACGATGCGCTGGCGCGCACGGGTTTCCTGAAATCGGTCTATGACGACTACGACAACCAGCTGGACCCGCAATCGATTGTTTTATGGGACATGCTGCGCATCACATGGATCATGGGCGACGTGTTCCGC
This sequence is a window from Alphaproteobacteria bacterium. Protein-coding genes within it:
- a CDS encoding DUF1285 domain-containing protein, with the protein product MMKKPEDAPPEQYDIKILKNGTWLYNGTPINRHNLVKLFATVLQKDAEGRYWLVTPYERGVIEVEDVPFTAIELRVESAGRGQKLSFRTNLDEWVDAGPLHPIRVAHDAKTQEPSPYVMVRGGMEARISRAVYYELAALAVPDDADAESLGVWSRNEFYAIGRAG
- a CDS encoding CoA pyrophosphatase, whose protein sequence is MITLKDIETHLKAYTPGAGSGDGALNPGMVMHPPTRDASVLILLIDRPEGVTILFTERTHTLNAHAGQVSFPGGGVEAQDKDANETALREAQEEIGLVPANARVLGQLDEYVTRTGFRVTPVVAVLEKDQTWVPSPDEVARIFEVPVESIFQDLKEESLTFEGGERRFYGMMWDDVHIWGATAGMLRNFADVVNKPVPPANDTVQPKSDTRKNGTTTSKPGNQ
- a CDS encoding CCA tRNA nucleotidyltransferase gives rise to the protein MTVYNGKIARKSWMIAPETVAVMDALQATGVEARFVGGCVRNALVNRPVIDIDIATPLRPEQVIEHLQAAKIRYIPTGLQHGTVTAIVDGKAFEITTLRIDVNPFGRHAQVQFTDDWEKDASRRDFTINAMSANMDGDVYDPFTGIEDLRTGRVIFVGYPETRIQEDILRILRYFRFFAHFGQGRPDAAALVACAKLANRLPRLSAERIRTEIFKILESDRCAITWNIMLRAGVTTHFLPEATGLKTLERLLELEADHHSHPFVLRRLAALLDVTPTGLVALTRSLRLSNDQATVLMKLMNPGMPVSTDMPEQDVRKLVYVHGNDMARSLLLLCAARQFDNGNLDALYNVATAFRPPRFPLIGDDVLKLGWPAGPHVGRILKNMEEWWISQDFQPGRTEALKLLAARHVPPVSSGTPALQA